The nucleotide sequence TCCGCTCCCGGCGTCCGAGCACCCAGCGCAGCCCATCCATCCCGGCCGCCGCCCCGTACAAGACCCCGGCCGGCACGGTCCAGCGCGCAATGGGACGCCCCAGCGCGCGACGCAGAATGAGCGACAGCTCTCGACCGGAATAGGGCACCCCATCGGTCACGAAATAGGTCTTGCCGGCGGCGGCGGGATTCGCGGCGCAAAGCAACGCCGCTTGCGCCACATCGTCGGCGTGAACCAGCGAGCGGCGGTTGCCGGTATCCGGCAAGGGCGGCAACCAGCCGCGCCGCGCCGTCTCGATCAAGCGCGCCAGATTGGCTTTCATGCCGGGTCCGTAGACCAGCGCCGGCCGCAGATTGACCGCGTGCAGCCCCCGGTCGCGCCCCGCGGCTGTCACTTGCTCCTCGGCGGCGCGCTTGGCTTGCCCGTAAGGCGTATCCGCCGGCGTGTCCCAACTTTCGTCCACGCAATGCGCTCCGGGCTCACCGACCGCTTTGACGCTGCTCAGAAACACGAACCGCGCCACGCCCGCCGCCAGTGCCGCATCGAGCAGACGAAACGTTCCCTCGGCGTTCACCGCCCGATGCCGGGCCGCGAAATCCGGCGTATCCGCTGAGTCGGCATGGGCGAAGCCCGCCGCATGAACGACCGTATCGATGCCGGAACAAGCTCGCCTCAAACTGTCGGTATCCGTCAGATCGCCGGGAACGGTTTCAATACCGTGCCAGTCCGCTGGCAAGTTTCGTTCGGAGCGGATCAAAACGCGCACCCGCGCGCCGCGCGCCCGCAGCAGCACGACCAGCCGGCGGCCGATGAAGCCGGTTCCGCCGGTCACCAGCACCGGACGCTCCCGAAAAAAATCCGCCGCTACCACCACCGCCACCCGTGCTGGCTGAAAAATAAGGTCGCCGACCGCAGGAACAATCCGACGTGCCGCAGACCCTTGCGCGCGGCATGGCCGCCGAGATGGACGATGCGGATTTGCGGCGCGCACGCCAGCCGCGCCACCGCCGCCAGCCGCAAGCTCAAATCGAAATCCTCGAAATACAGGAAATACTCCGGGCGAAATCCGCCGATCCGCTCCAGCGCCTCCCGCCGGCACAGCATGAAGCAGCCGCTGGCGATGGGCGGGTCCCACAACACCTCTTCACCCATTTTGTCGCGCAATTCGTAGCGGTCCAGGCGGGCCTGAAAACGCCGGCGCAGCCAGCCGGGCGCAAAGCCGCGCAGCGCCAAATCCATCACCGTCGGATAATGTTTGCACAAGTATTGGGGCCGACCGTCGCCGCCCCACGCCGCCGGCGCGACCAACCCCGCATCGGAATGGGCGATCAGAAACGCCAGCCCCTCGCTCAGCGCATCCTCTTCCAGCAGGACATCGGGATTGAGGATCAAATGAAAATCCCCCGCTCCCCGCTGCAAGGCCAGATTGTGACCGGTCCCATAACCCACGTTGCCGTGGCCGCTCAGCAGTTCGGAGCCGGCGGCGAACCGCGTCGAATCCAGCAACTTTCGCAGCGGTTCGCGCCAGCCGGCGCCCGGACCGTTGTCCACCACCACCAGCCGCGCCGAATCCAGCAACTGCCGCTGGCGGGCGTGAGCCAGCGCTCGATCGAGCCGTTCCAGCACCTGCGCCAACACCGGCATTTCCGGCGCGTGCGTGATGATGGCAATGGTTAATGATGTCACGCTTCAACCACGCCAGCGCCGCCGCAGTCCCGCCCACACTCGCTCGCGCCAGGAGCCGCGCCAGGTTTCGATTGCGGCGGCCCGCTCGCTCGACCGCGCGGCCAGAATAGCCAATTCCTTTTCCAGCGCGCTTTTGGCCTCCGTTTGAACGGCCAACTTTCCTTCCAAATCCGTGCTTTTGGCGATCCAGGCCGCCACGCTTGCTTCCAGTTCGGCCGCTCGATTCGCCAACGTCGCGTTGCTGGCTTGCAATGCCTGCATCTGCCCGGTCAACGCGGCCTGCAACGCCGCCGCATCCCGGCGCGGGACGCAATCCTGAACCAATGCCAGATAATCCAGCGACATCGGCCAGGACAGTTCCACGGCTAGCTCACCGCCGCCCTGTAATGACGCCAGCGCCGAAGCGGGAACGGGCAGTTCCAGATTCGGATCTTCTCCGGCCAGCAGCACCAGCAACCCATCGGCGGCAGAATCCCGTTCCGCAAACGCCAGTTGCTGGCCGGGTCGGGCCGCCAAGCTGGCGCGCTGGCCGTCCCACTGCCACAGCAACCGATTCTTGCCATCCCGCAAGGCCAACGCATACAGCCGCAGCACGCCCGGACGATCCGAGAGATCGAGACGCAACGCTTCAGGAGGGCTGGCAAGCTCGGGAACCGAAAGCAGTACCGTTTGCCGGGTTGCCCCGATCCGTCCCCAACGCACGCGGCTGTCGCTTTCCCGGTAACTTGCCTCCGGCGCGCGCCAAAACAGTTGACAGGCAAACCGCAACTCAGGCGCCGGACATGCCAGCGGCGGCAATTCGATCCCGTCCGCCTCGGTCGCGGCCCGCGCCGAAACGATGTACTGATAAACCAATGCCTCCGGCCGGCCCAACAAACCGCGCCGCAGAGCCGGTGGCAGGGCATCCAAATAACGGCCCGCGAACTCGGACTCTCGCAAATCTCGAATCACCACATCGACTGCCACCGCCCGCAACTGGGTCTCTTCCAACAGCCTCACCAGCGAGCGAAGAGTAAAAAACCGCAGATGAGTTTCGTCAAGCAAACCTTCCGGGCGGTAGCGGAAATCTCCGGCCAGCAAATCGGCGATCAAGCCCGCATAAGCCACGTTCGGCACGGAGGCGAGCACCTGACCGTTTGGAGCCAGCAGCTCGCTCAATTGGGCCAGCAGGTCGGCGGGCCGACGCAGATGTTCCAGAACGTCGGCGCAGATGATGAAATCGTACCGGCGGCCGGCACAGGGTTCGACCAGCGCGATCCGTTCCAGATCGGCGCAGTGCAAGCGGCGGTACCACGGCGCGGCTTCGGCCGCGGCGGCGGGATTGGACTCGACGCCGTCCACGATGCAATGCAGTCGCTCCGCCAGATAGCGCCCCAACACGCCCGGACCCGCTCCCAAATCGAGAACCTGACTGCCCGGCCGGACCAGCCGGGCGAGCTTGGCCAACGAATCCTGACCGTCAGGGTCCAGCGCGCGGTGGTAAACGTGAACGGCGGGAACGGCGGACATGGCCCTCAACCCTAGTTCAGCCGCGCCGGCAGAGCGCCAGCAAACCGTCCTGCATCCGTTCGCGCAGACGCCAGGGCGAGACGCGGCGTTGCGACTGCACGATGGCGCGCTTTCGCCAACAGCGCGGCAAACCGCGCAAGGCGGCCCATTTCGCGCGCAGGATAATCCGGCCTTGACCGCGCAGCACAAACCAAACCACTTCGATCAGATTCAACAGCAGATGCTGCGGCAGATACCGCCAGAACAACGGTCCCGGCATATTTTTGCACCAAGTCCAAACCAGATTGCGATGGCCGTGATAGATCGAGAACGCGCTGCGCCGGCCGGTCAGCGCCGAACCGACGTGCCGGACGACGGCATCCGGCACGTAGCGGCACCGATGCCCGCGCAATTGCAGTCGAAAACCCACATCGACATCTTCGAAATAGCAAAAATAATCCTCGTCGAAACCGCTGATCTCACAAAACGCCTCGCGGCGATAAAGAGCCGCCGCCGCGCAGGCCGCAAAGAGTTCGCCCGCTTCGCGCTCCTCTGAACTCACAGGCCGGCCGTGGTC is from Candidatus Competibacteraceae bacterium and encodes:
- a CDS encoding NAD-dependent epimerase/dehydratase family protein; this translates as MAVVVAADFFRERPVLVTGGTGFIGRRLVVLLRARGARVRVLIRSERNLPADWHGIETVPGDLTDTDSLRRACSGIDTVVHAAGFAHADSADTPDFAARHRAVNAEGTFRLLDAALAAGVARFVFLSSVKAVGEPGAHCVDESWDTPADTPYGQAKRAAEEQVTAAGRDRGLHAVNLRPALVYGPGMKANLARLIETARRGWLPPLPDTGNRRSLVHADDVAQAALLCAANPAAAGKTYFVTDGVPYSGRELSLILRRALGRPIARWTVPAGVLYGAAAGMDGLRWVLGRRERKARTALDKLLGWACYDSTRLSAELGYRPVWTLERYCREAALQGSLK
- a CDS encoding glycosyltransferase, translated to MPVLAQVLERLDRALAHARQRQLLDSARLVVVDNGPGAGWREPLRKLLDSTRFAAGSELLSGHGNVGYGTGHNLALQRGAGDFHLILNPDVLLEEDALSEGLAFLIAHSDAGLVAPAAWGGDGRPQYLCKHYPTVMDLALRGFAPGWLRRRFQARLDRYELRDKMGEEVLWDPPIASGCFMLCRREALERIGGFRPEYFLYFEDFDLSLRLAAVARLACAPQIRIVHLGGHAARKGLRHVGLFLRSATLFFSQHGWRWW
- a CDS encoding class I SAM-dependent methyltransferase — protein: MSAVPAVHVYHRALDPDGQDSLAKLARLVRPGSQVLDLGAGPGVLGRYLAERLHCIVDGVESNPAAAAEAAPWYRRLHCADLERIALVEPCAGRRYDFIICADVLEHLRRPADLLAQLSELLAPNGQVLASVPNVAYAGLIADLLAGDFRYRPEGLLDETHLRFFTLRSLVRLLEETQLRAVAVDVVIRDLRESEFAGRYLDALPPALRRGLLGRPEALVYQYIVSARAATEADGIELPPLACPAPELRFACQLFWRAPEASYRESDSRVRWGRIGATRQTVLLSVPELASPPEALRLDLSDRPGVLRLYALALRDGKNRLLWQWDGQRASLAARPGQQLAFAERDSAADGLLVLLAGEDPNLELPVPASALASLQGGGELAVELSWPMSLDYLALVQDCVPRRDAAALQAALTGQMQALQASNATLANRAAELEASVAAWIAKSTDLEGKLAVQTEAKSALEKELAILAARSSERAAAIETWRGSWRERVWAGLRRRWRG
- a CDS encoding glycosyltransferase family 2 protein; the protein is MWNRISDNRTQVGDRPWSAIVPASVAVIIVNFNSGALLAECLRHVRAQTRQPERVIVVDNASQDGSADRLDAEYPGVALVRMAQNIGFAAANNLAARQAGEVEWLALLNPDAFPAPDWLERLLQAGGAYPECASFGSRLVDAWDPNRLDGTGDIYHVSGLAWRRDHGRPVSSEEREAGELFAACAAAALYRREAFCEISGFDEDYFCYFEDVDVGFRLQLRGHRCRYVPDAVVRHVGSALTGRRSAFSIYHGHRNLVWTWCKNMPGPLFWRYLPQHLLLNLIEVVWFVLRGQGRIILRAKWAALRGLPRCWRKRAIVQSQRRVSPWRLRERMQDGLLALCRRG